In the genome of Cryptomeria japonica chromosome 8, Sugi_1.0, whole genome shotgun sequence, one region contains:
- the LOC131054318 gene encoding pathogenesis-related thaumatin-like protein 3.8, whose product MCVCFVTEAAAVKFDIRNQCGYTVWAAGLPGGGQQLTQGQTWTVNLAAGTQSARFWGRTGCSFDASGKGTCQTGDCGGQLSCTVSGAVPATLAEYTQSDQDYYDVSLVDGFNIPLSINPTNAQCTAPACKADVNAVCPAELKVAGGCKSACVAFQTDQYYCTGSYTNSCPATNYSMIFKQQCPQAYSYAKDDTATFAFPSGTDYTIVFCP is encoded by the coding sequence atgtgtgtgtgttttgttaCAGAGGCGGCAGCAGTTAAGTTTGATATACGGAACCAGTGCGGGTACACAGTCTGGGCGGCGGGATTACCCGGAGGAGGGCAGCAGCTGACCCAGGGGCAGACATGGACGGTTAATTTGGCGGCGGGTACACAATCAGCAAGATTCTGGGGTCGAACCGGCTGCTCTTTCGATGCTAGCGGCAAAGGAACCTGTCAAACCGGTGACTGCGGCGGCCAACTGAGCTGCACAGTCTCGGGAGCTGTTCCCGCCACGCTGGCCGAGTACACTCAGAGCGACCAGGACTATTACGACGTGTCGCTAGTGGACGGCTTcaatattcctctttccatcaacccTACCAATGCACAGTGCACTGCCCCTGCATGCAAAGCCGACGTGAACGCTGTGTGCCCTGCTGAATTGAAGGTTGCCGGCGGATGCAAGAGTGCCTGCGTTGCCTTTCAAACAGACCAGTATTACTGCACTGGCAGCTATACCAACAGCTGTCCTGCGACAAACTACTCAATGATATTCAAGCAGCAGTGCCCTCAGGCCTACAGTTATGCCAAGGACGATACGGCAACATTCGCTTTTCCCTCTGGTACAGACTACACTATTGTATTCTGTCCTTAG